Below is a genomic region from Erigeron canadensis isolate Cc75 chromosome 7, C_canadensis_v1, whole genome shotgun sequence.
gtaataatttatatataatcatattccACTTTTTCCTCAACTGCAGTTTTGGGAGCATCTGCTCTCTTTTCTGCTCTCTCTGATCATCCTACCAAGCTCTCAATTATATTGCCACTTTCTAAAACTATATTTGTAAGTTCTTACCttcctatatttatatatatatatttatatatgtgtattccTATTTAACTATATTTATGTTCAGGCTACCGGGAAAATTAagtcatatttatatatgtgtgtgtgtgtggccTAACCAGTATATATTTCCATGGCCTACATTTTTTCCATGGTCAATATTTAAGCAGTGAGATTGTATAGTGTAAGGAATATGGATTATGTTAACTTTCATGCATTTCTTAATTGGAAATAACATACACTATTTTGACttgtttttatgtatgtatgtatatatgaaccTTTTGGACTTTATTATTTTTCCCGGATTCCGGTTAAGATCTGGATCGATCCAAGGTGAGATGTAAACAGTTATACGTACATTTAAGGTTGCAGAAGTCGCTAAGCGCTCCTAGGTCGGTCCACTAGGGAGTTGGGAGTACTCCGGTGTATGAGGTGAGTACTCAGGGGGTCAAAGCGGCCAAGTCGGGATGTACTCGAGTAATCGGCCGACTCGAGTCGACTCGGCTCACTCGGTGAGTTATGCAACAGTGCAGGTGGACCGTCTACTTGAAGACCTTTGACCCATATTGGATCCATAATTCATGTAAATATTATTAGAGTAGGTGGCTAATATATGTGAATATTGTCTTTGCCTGTGAAGTTACGCAACATACAATTAAACCGTGACACtatctaatctaatctaaagGTTAACATCTTAATTAATGTTCTTTCAGTTttcattcatttatttttcatgaTTCTGATTCTTGTTTTTAATTGTAGGCATAGCATATTAAATGAACatttttattgtgtttttaaattcTCATACTTCAACTAGCTAAAGTAACAGAATTAATCACATGGGCTAATTACTTTGCATTTACAGGGCGGCAAATATATCAAACCTACTAATCGATAGTAATAGTAAACCGGTTAAAATGAACACGGGTGATAAAGAAATGGCCGAGGCATCCACTTCTGGTGGCGACGGTGCACAAGACACCGGTTTGtccaaagaaaaagaaacggAGAAAACAGAAACTGTCCCGTTTTATAAGCTATTTTCTTTTGCGGATTCCACTGATTACATATTGATGATTGTTGGTACGATTGGTGCCATGGCTAATGGAGTAAGTATGCCACTCATGACTATTCTTTTCGGCGATCTTATTAACTCTTTTGGTGAGAATCAGAATAATGATGAAGTGGTTGATGCGGTTACCAAGGTACCACGACACAAGATtatacaatatatgttttaattatttagtttTGTTACTATTATGTGTTATTGATTAGTAAACTTTTTTGGTGTATAGGTAGCGCTGAAATTCGTTTACCTTGGTATTGGGTGTGGGATTGCAGCATTTCTCCGTAAGTGCTTATCTGATTATTGCTTTtacaatgattttttttaaaacaaagatCAACTCAGAATGttaattttctttgtttgggtTATTGGGGATAGCAAACCATTTTGACTCAGATGTAGCGGCCTAACCAAGCTTTGCCCCTGGCTGGTGCTAACCATTTCTGTGGCCATTATGATATGTTTACCTTGGGTAGTAGGATCGAACCCGTGTCACTTTTGTGAGAGGTAGTCTGCGTATACAATGGTTTACAATAAGTTAAAGAAAGTCCCCCCTATATATGTTATGCGATATTAAGAATTGTAACTAATAGAAAATGGTCACCATCTAACACAAATTTGATCCTGATTATTCCATATTGCTTAGTCACTTTCAAAACGCCAAGGGAAACAGCCTTTGAGTTATCAAAGTCTaatttattcttaaaatattgTGCGTTTTGCAGAGGTGACAACGTGGATGATAACGGGAGAAAGACAGGCTGCAAGAATTAGAAATCTGTATCTAAAAACAATTTTGAGACAAGATATTTCCTTCTTTGACAAGGAAACAAATACAGGGGAAGTAGTAGGTAGGATGTCAGGTGACACTGTCCTTATACAAGATGCAATGGGAGAGAAGGTTTGTTAACCTGTTGCTTTCAAATATTACACAAACTTAACTTGCGgacaattaataaaatattatctgGTTTTGCAGGTTGGAAAATTCACACAGCTAGTGTCAACATTTGTGGGAGGTTTCGTGATAGCATTCATTAAAGGATGGCTTCTTACACTTGTCATGTTAAGCTCGATTCCTCCAATGGTGATATCTGGTGCAATTATGTCGATAACAATAGCAAAGATGGCATCAACGGGCCAAGCTGCTTATGGTAAAGCAGCCGTTGTAGTCGAACAATCTGTTGGCTCAATCAGGACGGTAATAATAACCTCTCAGAATCCTACATCATGTGATAGAATCCTGATTTATTTACTGAACACCATTTTAATCTGGCTATAGGTTGCTTCTTTCACCGGGGAGAAAAAAGCTGTGGCTGATTACAATAAATCCCTTGTAAACGCTTATAATTCTAGCGTTCATGAAGGCCTGGCTACTGGTCTTGGTCTCGGGTCGATGATGCTCATCATATTCTGTAGTTATGCACTGGCTGTTTGGTATGGTGCAAAGTTGATAATCGAAAAGGGGTACTCTGGTGGGACTGTGATTACTGTGATGTTCTCTGTGCTAACTGGATCCATGTAAGCAACAAATTTCTCTTTCTTGTTCTACTTTACTAGAGGTGGCAAGTTTATCCGagtaatgtttaatttttaagttgttgCACTTAAATTGCTTAAAGTTTAACCTGTTGAACTGGTCTAACGGGTCAAAAGTTGTCCAAAGTGCATTTTTAATGCGTAAAACCTCATAAATCAATTTTTTCCATTGATTAAgctgtaatcatatttgacaaaaatgatATTTAGGAGAAAAAGAGTTTCGGCCAACCTAGCAATCTCGACCCATTCCAATAAATTACTCAGTTTAGCTTGCTACCGGAACCACCCACTGTATTATATGTATACTTAATTGTTGAATGTGGTGTTCTTCAGGTCTCTGGGGCAGGCGTCTCCATGTTTGAGTGCATTTGCTTCAGGCCAGGCAGCAGcttttaaaatgtttgaaaCTATAAACAGAAAGCCTGAAATAGATGCATATGACACAAAAGGCAAAGTATTGAGTGATATTCGTGGCGATATTGATTTGAAAGATGTATATTTCACGTATCCAGCAAGACCAGACGAGGAAATATTTAGTGGGTTCTCTCTTAGTATCACAAGTGGCATGACTGCAGCTTTGGTCGGTCAAAGTGGAAGCGGGAAATCAACTGTGATTAGCTTAATAGAGAGATTTTACGATCCTCAAGCCGGGGAAGTGCTTATTgataatattaatctaaaagaATTCCAGCTTAAGTGGATTAGAGAGAAAATTGGTCTCGTTAGCCAAGAACCGGTTCTGTTTACATCGAGCATTAAGGACAATATTATGTATGGGAAAAATGGTGCATCTATGGATGAGATTAGAGTTGCAGTTGAGCTCGCAAATGCTGCCAAATTTATAGACAAACTCCCTCAGgttttatcttaaaaacttcaattctcatacatatatatcttttgaatttttttttttcctaaaccTTTTGTTGGTTTTGGAACATTTAGGGACTAGATACCATGGTCGGTGAGCATGGAACACAACTTTCTGGTGGACAGAAGCAAAGAATTGCCATAGCCAGAGCGATTCTGAAAGATCCTCGAATCCTTCTTTTAGATGAAGCAACTAGTGCACTTGATGCAGAATCTGAGAGAGTTGTGCAGGAAGCGTTGGACAGGATAATGGTAAATAGAACAACTGTCATTGTGGCACATCGTCTAAGTACAGTCAGAAATGCCGACATGATTGCAGTGATTCATCGTGGAAAGATGGTTGAAAAAGGTACGTTCATATTCTATAAATTTATTTTCCAAATTTAATAGATTCAAAAGTATAACGGGTGCTTGATGATTGATCAGGATCACATTCCGAGCTACTCCAGGATCCAGAAGGAGCATATTCTCAACTTATAAAATTGCAAGAGATTAATCGTGAATCAGGACAACATGGCTCAGACAACCAAGATATGGAACTCAGGAAACTGTCAAGCCGAAAGTCATCCTACCAGCGGTCAATAAGCAGGGGGTCATCTAGCAGTCGCCGCCACTCAATGAATATCTCCTTTGGTGGTGTGCCTACACAAATTAGTGTCCCTTCAGGTGAGTCTATGGAGACTGAAAAGGATCAACCTTCCGAAAAACCTCCCAAAGTCCCAATCCGAAGGCTTGCCTATCTCAATAAGCCAGAAGTTCCGATAATCATATTGGGTGCAATAGCCGCAATTGTAAATGGAACACTCTTCCCAATTTTTAGCATAATGCTCACTGGCATGATCAAGACCTTCTTTGAACCACCTAAGGAAATGAAAAGTGACGCAAGATTCTGGGCTCTAATGTTCATAGTCCTGGGAGTGGTATCATTTTTGGCTCATCCTGGGAGATCTTACTTTTTTGCTATTGCTGGATCTAAGCTAATAAGAAGAATCAGATCGTTATGCTTCGAAAAGGTGATTAACATGGAGGTTGGTTGGTTTGATAAGCCAGAAAACTCAAGTGGTGCAATTGGTGCAAGGCTGTCAACAGATGCAGCCAATGTTCGTGGTTTGGTCGGAGATGCACTTGCTCAGCTTGTTCAAGATTTAACGTCGGCAATTACTGGTTTAGTAATAGCTTTTACAGCGTGCTGGCAGTTGGCTCTTATAATTTTAGGCCTCATTCCCCTTATAAGTGCTAATGGATATGTTCAAATGCAATTCTTGAAAGGGTTCAGTGCAGATGCTAAGAAGATGTATGAGGAAGCAAGTCAGGTGGCAAATGATGCAGTTGGAAGTATAAGGACGGTGGCTTCTTTTTGTGCAGAAGAAAAAATGATGGAACTTTATAGAGTTAAATGTGAGGGTCCCAAGAAAACAGGGATTAAACAAGGTTTGATCAGTGGGATTGGGTTTGGAGTGTCGTTTTTCCTACTTTTCTGTATGTATGGAGCCAGCTTTTATGCTGGTGCTCGGTTTGTTGAGGCTGGAAAGACTACATTCACAGATGTATTCAGGGTCTTCTTTGCTTTGACTATGGCAGCCATAGCTATATCTCAGTCAAGCTCGTTTGCCCCAGATACAAGTAAAGCCAAAAGTTCTGCAGCATCAGTTTTCGCTATTCTAGATAGAAAGTCGGAGATTGACCCGAGTGATGAATCAGGTGTGACTTTAGACACAGTCAAGGGTGAAATTGAGCTCCATCACATTAGCTTTAAGTATCCAACCAGACCCGATGTTGAGATATTTCGTGATCTATGTTTGACCATCCATAGTGGCAAGACAGTGGCGTTGGTTGGTGAAAGTGGAAGTGGGAAGTCAACAGTTATCCAACTCCTACAAAGATTTTACAATCCAGATTCGGGTTCTATCACGCTAGATGGTGTTGAGCTACAAAAGTTTCAACTCAAGTGGCTCAGAATGCAAATGGGCCTGGTGAGCCAAGAGCCAGTGTTGTTCAATTACACCATCGGGGCTAACATTGCTTATGGAAAAGATGGTGATGCCACCGAGGCTGAAATAATTGCTGCTTCTGAGTTGGCCAATGCCCACAAGTTCATCAGTGGGTTACACCAGGGTTACAATACCATGGTAGGGGAAAGAGGAGTGCAAATGTCGGGTGGCCAGAAGCAAAGAGTAGCAATAGCCAGAGCCATTGTCAAAAGTCCAAAGATACTATTGTTGGATGAGGCTACAAGCGCACTGGATGCCGAGTCAGAAAGAGTGGTTCAAGATGCATTGGATCGGGTCATGGTTAACAGGACCACAGTGGTAGTTGCTCATCGATTGACAACGATCAAGAATGCAGATGTGATTGCAGTGGTAAAGAATGGAGTGATTGTTGAGAAAGGAAAGCATGAAAAACTTATCAATATCAAGGACGGGTTCTATGCATCTTTAGTTGCACTTCACATGAGCTCTAATCATTAGCTATAGTTGAGTCAGTGcacttcttttatttatttgtttaatatcAGCAAGCACATACAACATGTatttcaatttttcaatttcttttttgtaATATCTAAATATGTATGGATTTAAAACAGTTGCTTATCCCTAGAAATTTGTAACCTTATCGGAGGATGTCATTGGAGAATGAATTTCTAAAAATGGAAATGAGGATTTTCCACTTAGATTCTGAGTTGTGAGTTTTTGTCTctttcctaattttttttttatatatcactGATGTTTCTCTTTGTGTCTGTCCACATCTGTtcatcttatttatatatgtctCTGTCTGATGGAAATAGTCTTTCAGTGTTTTGAGCTTGTTTCTTAATGTATGCATCTGTTTGTTTGTATGTACACACCCTTATAAAACCATTAACTTAGCTGTTTTAATCAGACCTTTTCCTTGCAGGCAAAAGTAATTAACCagagttttttttgtttctttaggCCAAGTCAACCCAAGACTTTCAGGGAAAAACAAAAACAGCATCACTTTATTTCCTGATACACCTTTTTTGTTTATGGCTTTATAAGTATCTGGTGTACAAAGTTTACCATCTTAGTGTTCTTTCAGTTTTCATTCTACTTTTTCATAATTCTGATTCTtgttttaaattgtaggtatagCATATTAAATGAACACCTTTTGTATTATATTCTACTACTTCAACTTGCTGAAGTAACAGAATCACATGGGCTAATTACTGGTATTGCATTTCCTGTTTTGTGGTCTACAGGCAAATATATGTAGTATACTGATCAATAGTAATTGTAATCGTAATCGTAAACTAGCTAAGATGAACATGGGTGATGAAGAAAAAGATGGAGAATCCACTTCTGGTGGTGATGGTGCACAAGACCCTGGGCTGgccaaagaaaaagaaaacgaGAAAACAGAAACTATCCCATTTTATAAGCTATTTGCTTTTGCAGATTCCACTGATTACATATTGATGATTGTGGGTATGCTCGGCGCCATGGCTAACGGAGTATGTATGCCACTCATGACTATTCTTTTTGGCGATCTTATTAACTCTTTTGGTGAGAACCAGAATAACAATGAAGTGGTTGATGCTGTTACCAAGGTACCATGACAGAAGATACAACatatgttttagttattttgttttgttatatattatgtGTTATTGATTTAAATTGTTTTGGTATATAGGTAGCGCTGAAATTTGTATACCTTGGTATTGGGTGTGGCATTGCAGCATTTCTCCGTACgtgcttatttattttttgcttATACAATGGTTTTAAAAAAACCAGGTAAATGGAGAAGGTTTTCTTTGTTCGGGTTAATGGGGATAGCAAACCATTTTGACAC
It encodes:
- the LOC122606636 gene encoding ABC transporter B family member 21-like, with amino-acid sequence MNTGDKEMAEASTSGGDGAQDTGLSKEKETEKTETVPFYKLFSFADSTDYILMIVGTIGAMANGVSMPLMTILFGDLINSFGENQNNDEVVDAVTKVALKFVYLGIGCGIAAFLQVTTWMITGERQAARIRNLYLKTILRQDISFFDKETNTGEVVGRMSGDTVLIQDAMGEKVGKFTQLVSTFVGGFVIAFIKGWLLTLVMLSSIPPMVISGAIMSITIAKMASTGQAAYGKAAVVVEQSVGSIRTVASFTGEKKAVADYNKSLVNAYNSSVHEGLATGLGLGSMMLIIFCSYALAVWYGAKLIIEKGYSGGTVITVMFSVLTGSMSLGQASPCLSAFASGQAAAFKMFETINRKPEIDAYDTKGKVLSDIRGDIDLKDVYFTYPARPDEEIFSGFSLSITSGMTAALVGQSGSGKSTVISLIERFYDPQAGEVLIDNINLKEFQLKWIREKIGLVSQEPVLFTSSIKDNIMYGKNGASMDEIRVAVELANAAKFIDKLPQGLDTMVGEHGTQLSGGQKQRIAIARAILKDPRILLLDEATSALDAESERVVQEALDRIMVNRTTVIVAHRLSTVRNADMIAVIHRGKMVEKGSHSELLQDPEGAYSQLIKLQEINRESGQHGSDNQDMELRKLSSRKSSYQRSISRGSSSSRRHSMNISFGGVPTQISVPSGESMETEKDQPSEKPPKVPIRRLAYLNKPEVPIIILGAIAAIVNGTLFPIFSIMLTGMIKTFFEPPKEMKSDARFWALMFIVLGVVSFLAHPGRSYFFAIAGSKLIRRIRSLCFEKVINMEVGWFDKPENSSGAIGARLSTDAANVRGLVGDALAQLVQDLTSAITGLVIAFTACWQLALIILGLIPLISANGYVQMQFLKGFSADAKKMYEEASQVANDAVGSIRTVASFCAEEKMMELYRVKCEGPKKTGIKQGLISGIGFGVSFFLLFCMYGASFYAGARFVEAGKTTFTDVFRVFFALTMAAIAISQSSSFAPDTSKAKSSAASVFAILDRKSEIDPSDESGVTLDTVKGEIELHHISFKYPTRPDVEIFRDLCLTIHSGKTVALVGESGSGKSTVIQLLQRFYNPDSGSITLDGVELQKFQLKWLRMQMGLVSQEPVLFNYTIGANIAYGKDGDATEAEIIAASELANAHKFISGLHQGYNTMVGERGVQMSGGQKQRVAIARAIVKSPKILLLDEATSALDAESERVVQDALDRVMVNRTTVVVAHRLTTIKNADVIAVVKNGVIVEKGKHEKLINIKDGFYASLVALHMSSNH